From a single Lolium rigidum isolate FL_2022 chromosome 7, APGP_CSIRO_Lrig_0.1, whole genome shotgun sequence genomic region:
- the LOC124672013 gene encoding uncharacterized protein LOC124672013 — protein sequence MASIGETRGVTDDADSRQEDGGGTIRSVIYNRQVILVDSDEEDMCRYKESVFPLYTSKNIGHRSGSIYTSALGKMFGVSDRRETQLEATMNSDPTADCFCHNGICIVHPPRCMLQIFSLRLAKVPSSSGSSLELYGYIAVRDNLDRLLNYVVSYSRDDPVVVEQGSLITMNGPKRAIHLLDTIVIEYDMRIKTGQDENDDLQLIDGLSAVDGNGVWDSRTLARRIHGDCGAVDMVFLRLRCGVEATVQVSVSQVKCGFSLRLGCFVNRLDEEICLFDGAIIGESGILHRSVVAVIMDSWMNLKFMIGSESSTTSAQVCCSFRANNHGISTQHIKTHSALISIKVTWSTLSLCLDDL from the coding sequence ATGGCAAGCATCGGCGAGACGAGGGGCGTAACAGACGACGCTGATAGCCGTCAGGAAGACGGAGGGGGCACCATAAGGTCCGTAATATACAATCGCCAGGTTATACTCGTGGATAGTGATGAGGAAGACATGTGCCGTTACAAGGAAAGCGTGTTCCCTCTGTACACGTCCAAAAACATCGGCCACCGTAGCGGCTCCATATACACCAGCGCGTTGGGGAAGATGTTCGGTGTCTCGGACCGCAGAGAGACTCAGCTGGAGGCCACGATGAACTCAGATCCCACGGCCGACTGCTTCTGCCACAACGGAATCTGCATCGTGCATCCGCCTAGGTGCATGCTGCAGATTTTTTCGCTCAGGCTAGCTAAAGTTCCTTCCAGCAGCGGCTCATCACTAGAGTTGTATGGATACATAGCGGTGCGGGACAACCTGGATCGGCTGCTTAACTACGTCGTCAGCTACAGCAGGGATGATCCCGTCGTCGTGGAGCAGGGGTCTCTCATCACCATGAACGGCCCTAAGCGAGCCATACATCTGCTTGACACTATTGTAATCGAGTACGACATGAGGATCAAGACAGGCCAAGACGAAAACGATGATCTGCAGCTGATTGATGGTCTGTCGGCCGTAGACGGCAATGGCGTGTGGGACTCTCGCACGTTAGCAAGACGCATCCACGGCGACTGCGGCGCCGTCGACATGGTTTTTCTACGTCTTCGATGCGGCGTCGAGGCGACCGTGCAGGTTTCCGTTTCCCAAGTGAAATGCGGCTTCAGTTTGCGTCTCGGTTGCTTCGTCAATAGATTAGATGAAGAGATCTGTCTCTTTGATGGCGCCATCATCGGCGAATCAGGTATCTTACACAGGTCTGTGGTTGCTGTAATCATGGATTCATGGATGAATTTGAAGTTCATGATTGGGTCAGAGTCCTCTACGACTTCTGCTCAAGTTTGCTGTTCCTTCAGGGCCAACAACCATGGGATATCTACTCAACATATAAAGACTCATTCTGCGCTTATCTCAATTAAGGTCACTTGGTCGACTCTGTCTCTCTGCCTTGATGATCTATAA
- the LOC124677125 gene encoding MLO-like protein 1: MSGGATLEETPTWIVAAVCSVIVFISIIFERALHYLGKSLEHRRETLYEALIKLKEELMLLGFISLMLVVSQDLIQKICIDESLMGHWLPCLPVASATTAHYRASASSFSSLGIGARRLLKGEPAASGHCSTRQGKVPLLSLHALEQIHIFIFVLAITHVALSAFTVLLGLLQMRKWKQWEKSIQVDGDSAAAPKMIHRVQQYKFIQDRCKGYGKATMVILWVRSFFKQFYGSVTKDDYVAMRLGFLMEHFRGNRKFDFYDYMIKALEKDYKRVVGIKWYYWIFVMIFLLINVTGWHSYFWISLVPLALLLLIGTKLEHIITQMAYEVASKHATVDDGGIAVDPSDDLFWFHNPRILLILIHFILFQNAFEFAYFFWTLATFGFNSCIMDRLGYNVSRIAICVVVQVLCSYSTLPLYAIVSHMGSSFKSAVFADDVVGHLRDWADGARMRRRGDEPGCLGAGAAATASSREEIRPSRD, from the exons ATGTCTGGTGGCGCGACGCTTGAGGAGACGCCGACATGGATCGTGGCGGCGGTGTGTTCAGTCATCGTCttcatctccatcatcttcgagcGCGCTCTCCATTATCTTGGGAAG TCGCTGGAGCACCGGAGGGAAACGCTGTATGAGGCGTTgatcaagctcaaagaag AGCTGATGCTGCTGGGGTTCATCTCGCTGATGCTCGTCGTGTCCCAAGACCTGATACAAAAGATTTGCATCGATGAAAGCCTCATGGGGCACTGGCTGCCGTGCCTCCCGGTAGCCAGCGCAACGACGGCGCATTACCGGGCCTctgcttcttctttctcctcGTTAGGCATCGGCGCGAGGAGGCTGCTCAAGGGAGAACCTGCAGCCTCGGGGCATTGCTCGACCCGCCAG GGAAAAGTCCCGTTGCTCTCCCTTCATGCCTTGGAGCAAATACACATCTTCATCTTTGTTCTAGCTATCACGCATGTCGCTCTCAGCGCCTTCACAGTGCTCCTGGGACTTCTTCAG ATGCGGAAATGGAAACAGTGGGAGAAGAGCATCCAGGTAGATGGTGACAGTG CCGCTGCTCCTAAGATGATCCACCGGGTGCAGCAATACAAGTTCATCCAGGACCGGTGCAAGGGATACGGCAAAGCCACCATGGTTATACTTTGGGTG CGTTCTTTCTTCAAGCAGTTCTACGGATCAGTGACCAAGGATGACTACGTTGCAATGAGGCTTGGCTTCCTGATG GAGCACTTCAGGGGGAACCGAAAATTTGACTTCTATGACTACATGATAAAGGCTCTCGAGAAGGATTACAAGAGAGTTGTTGGTATAAA ATGGTATTACTGGATATTTGTCATGATTTTCCTGCTAATTAACGTCACTG GGTGGCACTCGTACTTCTGGATCTCACTTGTCCCGTTGGCT CTGCTGCTCCTGATCGGGACGAAGCTGGAGCACATCATAACCCAGATGGCATACGAGGTGGCCTCTAAGCACGCCACCGTGGACGACGGGGGCATTGCCGTGGACCCCTCCGACGACCTCTTCTGGTTCCACAACCCCCGGATCCTACTCATCCTCATCCACTTCATCTTGTTCCAGAACGCGTTCGAGTTCGCCTACTTCTTCTGGACGCTA GCGACGTTCGGCTTCAACTCCTGCATCATGGACAGGCTCGGGTACAACGTCTCAAGAATCGCCATATG CGTCGTCGTGCAGGTGCTATGCAGCTACAGCACACTCCCCCTCTACGCCATCGTCTCTCAT ATGGGGAGCTCGTTCAAGAGCGCCGTGTTCGCGGACGACGTGGTGGGCCATCTCAGGGACTGGGCCGACGGTGCCCGGATGCGAAGGCGAGGAGACGAGCCTGGCTGCctgggcgcgggcgcggcggcAACGGCGTCGAGCAGAGAAGAGATCCGGCCGTCACGGGACTAG